The Halotia branconii CENA392 region TTTATCGCCGAGAAGAATTTCGTCATCATTCTTACATAGCTCCAGTAGTAATTGGACAAATTAGCGGCTTTGGTTCCCAAAGTTATCTCTTGGGCTTACAAGCATTGGTACATTATTTAAGAAAGGATGAAGTCTAGAGACTGATGAAAATCTTTCTATAGTCAGATTTCATCTTTCTTTGATATGGCAAAGAGCATCAACAGTATTTTACTTCCTATCTCCTGCCCTCTACCTCTGATCACTGAGCGTACCTGTACTGAGGTAGTCGAAGTAAGTCGAAAAAAGCCGAAGTACTGCCTCCTTCCTGCGAACACACTTGATCCTTGATGTATGCGCTACTCACTTGTAAGTCGGTTTAGAGGTACTTTACTGGGAGTATCACTGGGGCAAACTTTGGCAAAACGTGATCAACAACAGCCTCAAGTTTGTACAGATGTGGCTGAAATTGCTATCCTCGGCGCTGAAAGTTTGATTGCGCTGGGTAAATTAAATTTAGATGATTGGCTAGAACGTCAATTAAAAAAATCTCCTCATTTAGATACACCTGACAGTGTTTCACCACAAGCTATACTTGCCGCAATCCCAGTGGCACTTTTTTTTCATGAAAATAAAATTAAATTACGACAAAATTTGTTACATCTGTTAAAAATCTGGCAAGATGACCCCATTGTTCGGGATGTAACTTTAGCATTGGGATATGCGATCGCTCAATCCCTTGTTGAACAACTTGAACCCCGAACCCTCATCCCCCAAACAATTGCTTTTATTGGAGAAACAGAGACTTCAGTACCACAACAATTATTAAAAGTTAATAATTTGTTAAAACAAGGAGCTGGGTTAGAAAAGGTGCAAGCCGAATTAAATAGAGAAATAGAATGGAGTCATGCAATTGGTATGACGTTTTACTGCTTTCTCAGTACCTCAGAAGACTTTCGGCTGACAGTTTTAAGAGCTATTAGCAATAACGATATTCAAAAACAAGATTCTTGGTCTTTACGTTCACAAACTATAGCTGCAATGACTGGAGCTTTATCAGGAGCTTATAACAGCATTATGGGTATTCCTGTAAAGTGGCAAGTTCGGCTGTCACCAGAAAGAGAAATAACCAGCTTTTCCCAAATGTTAGAATTGGCTGATGCACTTGTTGGTATGTGGTCAGGAGTGTATGCTCTAGACCTCAGTGCCAATAAAACTCAGGAGGATGAAAGTATCATGTCTGACGCACAGGCTACCCTTTGTATCTATGCGGCTCCTCGCGTCATCCGGTCGCGTTAATGCTATTGTCATCATTCAATAGTGTAGGTGCGAAACACTTAATAGTACAAACCCAGCCAGTCACCGTAAAAACGCAGGGGAGTAAGAAAAATAGAATCTGAATAAATTAGATAATTTATTTTTTGGAGGTTCCTAATCATGTTCATCACCCCTTGGGTTTTTCTTTGGATTGTTTTGTTTTGAGCCATCAAAGTAAGCAACCACAGGTAATGAAAACGCAGCGATTTCTTCAGTCTTTGACCCAGCAATTGTCTCACTGGCGGCGAAGGTACAAAGCACTACGCCGAAAAAGTCAGTTGCTTGTCAAGGTGAGAAGTCAAAGTAGTAAAAGTCGCCGCCAGAGATTTTTTAGAAGTGTTATCAGCGATATACTCCTGTATTTAATCAAAATCACTGCCAATAAAAAACACCGAAAACGAAAAATAGTCCTCGGTTCAATGGCAAAATCGGTCAAACAACGGCGTGGAATTAATACAGTAATTTTAGATTGGGTTCATCAAAAGCGTTTCTCTGTTGTTTTGGCGATCGCAGTATTATCTCTAACAGGTATTATCGGACATAAGCTATACAATCAACCCCAGCTACAAGTAGACACTATAGCGCCACAGACAATTAGAGCGCCTTACACTGCGACCATTGAAGACCGCCGAGAAACTGAAGCTCAGCGCAAAGCCGTCAGTGGAAGTTATATCCCAGTACTGATAGTTGATACCCAAATAACTGAAAAAACTGACCAAAATCTGCAACAACTTCTGAATGAGGGTAATGAAATTCGGGCTGCTGCTGGGTCTTTTCCTTTTTTTGACACTTCAGTTTTGTCTATATCTACCCAGCATTATCTACGCTCTTGTTCGGTTTCAGAATGGCAAACACTACTGTTAGCTATAGAAAATAACAGCAAACAAAAGTCAGGATTGTCAGTGCCTAAACATCAATCAGACTTTAGCGCTCCCTACTCTCCATTAGCTACTCAAAAAACAGATTTTACTCAAGCATTAGCAGAACTAGAAGCTTACCGTCTCAAGACCTCAGAGCAAAACTTGTCCTCACTGATTGCTCAAATTTCCCAATCACGCGAAGCTTATGCTCAAGCCAGTGTGCAACTTCTACAGCTAGAAACTAACAACTCAGACACGGTATACAACAACACTGTTCTTTTGGATTTGTCAGATGATGAATGGGCAAAAACACAAGCAGGGATTCGCCAAAGTGCAGAACGGATTCTCGCCCAAGGCATTCCATCTGGATTACTGCCAAGTATTTTACAGAACGCGGTCAGCTTACAAGTACAGACATTTGTACCTAAAAATGCCGAATCTTTAGCAAGCAAACTGTTGTTAGCTGTGTTGCAACCGAATTTGAGAAAAGATGAAGAACAAACCAAACAACAAGCAAAACAAGCTGCTGATGAAGTGACACCCGTAATGATCAAAGTGCGCCAAGGTCAAGTGATTGTTGCTAAGGGAAAGAATATTACTGCATGGCACTTTGAGGTACTAGAGCATTACCAATTGATTCGTCGGCAAAATAACTGGCTGGGGTTAGCTAAGTTAGCAGCAGTGGTTACAGCCGCAATCGGCATTTATGTCTGGGTAGAAAAGCAGATTAAGTATCAATTACGGCAACGCGATCGCCTGTTAGTATTATTACTTGCCCTAAGTACGCCTGGGGTATTAGCACTAGGAATACCGTATACAACGTGGAGCGCCGTTGGTTTGTTGTTGGGGAGTTTCTATGGGCCAACTCTGGGTGTGACAGTTGTGGGACTGTTATTACTCCTACTTTGCATGAACTCGGAAATCAGTATGATTGCGCTTTTGGCTGGTGCAGCTGGAGGAATATTAGGCAGTTGCATTGCTCAAAAATTGCGATCGCGTGAAGAACTGGCATTACTAGGCCTTGCTATAGCTGTAACTCAGGGCATTATTTACCTGATTGCTAAGGTTTTGATTGGTGCAGTTTTTAGTGCAGGCTGGTATATTGTCCTGCAAGAAACAGGGTTCTTTGCTCTATCTGGCTTAATTTGGAGTATTGTGGCACTGGGCTTAAGTCCTTATTTAGAAAAACTATTTGATTTAGTCACGCCGATTCGGCTAGCCGAACTGGCAAATCCTAATCGTCCTTTATTAAAAAGACTTGCAACTGAAACGCCTGGAACTTTTCAACATACCTTGTTTGTGTCTACCCTGGCCGAAGCTGCTGCTAAAAAATTAGGATGTAATGTAGAACTAGTCAGGGCTGGAACCCTGTATCACGATATTGGTAAAATGCACGACCCCCTGAGCTTTATTGAAAATCAAATGGGGGGGCCAAATAAACACGAAACAGAGATTAACGATCCTTGGAAAAGTGCAGCAGTTATCAAAAAGCACGTTACTGAAGGATTAGTGATGGCGCGGAAACAACTTTTACCTACAGCAATTCAAGCTTTTATTCCCGAACATCAGGGAACAATGCTGATTGCTTATTTTCACCATCAAGCACAACAAATGGCCGAAGCAGATCCTAGCCTTATAGTAGATGAGGCTGAGTTTCGCTACGATGGCCCAATTCCCCAATCACGGGAAACCGGAATTGTCATGTTAGCAGATTCTTGTGAGGCGGCGCTGCGATCGCTCAAGGACGCTACACCAGAACAAGCCTTATCAATGCTGAATAATATTCTCCGTGCCAGATGGCAAGACAATCAAATGATCGATTCAGGACTGACACGAGCAGAAATGTCAGAAATTGCTCAAATCTTTGTAGAAGTTTGGCAGCAATTCCACCATAAACGTATTGCTTACCCCAAGTTAAAAGCTAGTAATGAAAAACTGGCTCAGGGTTAATAGTGAGAACTTTCTTTACAGATGTTAATCAAGTAATTAATGT contains the following coding sequences:
- a CDS encoding HD family phosphohydrolase, whose protein sequence is MKTQRFLQSLTQQLSHWRRRYKALRRKSQLLVKVRSQSSKSRRQRFFRSVISDILLYLIKITANKKHRKRKIVLGSMAKSVKQRRGINTVILDWVHQKRFSVVLAIAVLSLTGIIGHKLYNQPQLQVDTIAPQTIRAPYTATIEDRRETEAQRKAVSGSYIPVLIVDTQITEKTDQNLQQLLNEGNEIRAAAGSFPFFDTSVLSISTQHYLRSCSVSEWQTLLLAIENNSKQKSGLSVPKHQSDFSAPYSPLATQKTDFTQALAELEAYRLKTSEQNLSSLIAQISQSREAYAQASVQLLQLETNNSDTVYNNTVLLDLSDDEWAKTQAGIRQSAERILAQGIPSGLLPSILQNAVSLQVQTFVPKNAESLASKLLLAVLQPNLRKDEEQTKQQAKQAADEVTPVMIKVRQGQVIVAKGKNITAWHFEVLEHYQLIRRQNNWLGLAKLAAVVTAAIGIYVWVEKQIKYQLRQRDRLLVLLLALSTPGVLALGIPYTTWSAVGLLLGSFYGPTLGVTVVGLLLLLLCMNSEISMIALLAGAAGGILGSCIAQKLRSREELALLGLAIAVTQGIIYLIAKVLIGAVFSAGWYIVLQETGFFALSGLIWSIVALGLSPYLEKLFDLVTPIRLAELANPNRPLLKRLATETPGTFQHTLFVSTLAEAAAKKLGCNVELVRAGTLYHDIGKMHDPLSFIENQMGGPNKHETEINDPWKSAAVIKKHVTEGLVMARKQLLPTAIQAFIPEHQGTMLIAYFHHQAQQMAEADPSLIVDEAEFRYDGPIPQSRETGIVMLADSCEAALRSLKDATPEQALSMLNNILRARWQDNQMIDSGLTRAEMSEIAQIFVEVWQQFHHKRIAYPKLKASNEKLAQG
- a CDS encoding ADP-ribosylglycohydrolase family protein — encoded protein: MAKRDQQQPQVCTDVAEIAILGAESLIALGKLNLDDWLERQLKKSPHLDTPDSVSPQAILAAIPVALFFHENKIKLRQNLLHLLKIWQDDPIVRDVTLALGYAIAQSLVEQLEPRTLIPQTIAFIGETETSVPQQLLKVNNLLKQGAGLEKVQAELNREIEWSHAIGMTFYCFLSTSEDFRLTVLRAISNNDIQKQDSWSLRSQTIAAMTGALSGAYNSIMGIPVKWQVRLSPEREITSFSQMLELADALVGMWSGVYALDLSANKTQEDESIMSDAQATLCIYAAPRVIRSR